A genomic window from Prosthecobacter sp. SYSU 5D2 includes:
- a CDS encoding Fur family transcriptional regulator has protein sequence MSKHHHHHHEGCVRPEPEKLLKEAVERARASGLRRTKALEDVLSILIAACQPLTLADIAESKDLDSGADKATVYRLLMKLEERALIRRLGLHDRSAYYTMILPDEHSDYLICNDCGRIEKLDIACPVEALEKQIAKKSGFKKLYHELEFFGQCPDCAAK, from the coding sequence GTGAGCAAACATCATCATCACCATCATGAAGGCTGCGTGCGGCCCGAGCCGGAAAAGCTGCTCAAAGAGGCCGTGGAGCGCGCCCGCGCCTCCGGCCTGCGCCGCACCAAGGCGCTGGAGGACGTGCTTTCCATCCTCATCGCCGCCTGCCAGCCGCTCACCCTGGCAGACATCGCCGAATCCAAGGATCTGGACAGCGGCGCCGACAAAGCCACCGTCTATCGTCTGCTCATGAAGCTGGAGGAGCGTGCGCTGATCCGCCGCCTCGGCCTCCATGACCGCTCCGCCTATTACACGATGATCCTGCCGGACGAGCACAGCGACTACCTGATCTGCAATGACTGCGGCCGCATCGAAAAGCTGGACATCGCCTGCCCGGTGGAGGCGCTGGAAAAGCAGATCGCCAAAAAGTCCGGTTTCAAGAAGCTCTATCATGAGCTCGAGTTCTTTGGCCAGTGCCCGGATTGTGCGGCGAAGTGA
- the rpsC gene encoding 30S ribosomal protein S3: MGQKVNPIGFRLAVTKDWRSKWYAPEKEYADALHSDLAIRKYLKDKLMQAALSKIIIERAWNQVRVTLHTARPGLVIGRKGQEIEVMSQKVSEMCGGKQVKIDIFEIKQPELDAQLIAESVAVQLERRISFRRAMKRAVQTAMEMGGEGIRIRVAGRLGGADIARAEQYRQGKVPLQTLRIPIDYGFTEARTVYGIIGVKVWMNRGNAPENTTPRNDRRRERGDRNSGPGGGGGGAGGIGRRGGERSGPPRYQQGGQSSYQQSSAPAPAAAPAEAAPAAQ, encoded by the coding sequence ATGGGACAGAAAGTTAATCCAATCGGCTTCCGCCTCGCAGTCACCAAAGACTGGCGCTCCAAGTGGTATGCTCCGGAGAAAGAATACGCCGATGCTCTGCATAGCGACCTTGCCATCCGCAAGTACCTCAAGGACAAGCTCATGCAGGCCGCCTTGTCGAAGATCATCATCGAGCGCGCCTGGAACCAGGTCCGCGTGACCCTCCACACCGCCCGTCCGGGTCTGGTGATCGGCCGTAAAGGCCAGGAGATCGAAGTGATGAGCCAGAAAGTCTCCGAAATGTGCGGTGGCAAGCAGGTCAAGATTGACATCTTTGAGATCAAGCAGCCTGAGCTTGATGCCCAGCTCATTGCTGAAAGCGTCGCCGTCCAGCTGGAGCGCCGTATTTCCTTCCGCCGCGCCATGAAGCGGGCTGTCCAGACCGCCATGGAAATGGGCGGCGAAGGCATCCGTATCCGCGTCGCCGGCCGTCTCGGCGGTGCCGACATCGCCCGTGCTGAGCAGTATCGTCAGGGCAAAGTGCCTCTCCAGACCCTGCGTATCCCGATTGATTACGGCTTCACCGAAGCCCGCACCGTTTACGGCATCATCGGCGTGAAAGTCTGGATGAACCGTGGCAATGCCCCTGAAAACACCACTCCGCGTAACGACCGCCGTCGTGAGCGTGGCGACCGCAACAGCGGCCCTGGTGGTGGTGGCGGTGGTGCCGGCGGCATCGGACGTCGCGGTGGTGAGCGCTCCGGCCCGCCACGTTATCAGCAGGGTGGACAGTCCTCCTACCAGCAGTCCTCCGCTCCGGCTCCTGCCGCAGCCCCTGCCGAGGCAGCCCCTGCAGCCCAGTAA
- the rplW gene encoding 50S ribosomal protein L23 translates to MKDPQSIIQTIRLTEKATMLGETNNEYVFVVHPKANKLEIKQAVEKHFGKKVTGVRTANYAGKARRERRADSGRTNHWKKAIVRLKDGETLDLV, encoded by the coding sequence ATGAAAGATCCGCAATCGATCATCCAAACGATCCGTCTCACTGAGAAAGCCACGATGCTTGGCGAAACGAACAACGAATACGTGTTCGTCGTCCATCCAAAGGCCAACAAGCTTGAGATCAAGCAGGCCGTGGAAAAGCATTTCGGCAAGAAAGTGACCGGTGTCCGCACCGCCAACTATGCAGGCAAAGCCCGTCGCGAACGTCGTGCTGACTCTGGCCGCACCAACCACTGGAAAAAAGCCATCGTGCGTCTGAAAGACGGCGAGACGCTGGATCTCGTGTAA
- the fusA gene encoding elongation factor G codes for MSNPNSPDREYPLERTRNIGICAHIDAGKTTLTERILFYTGMIHRIGEVHDGAATTDWMEQEKERGITITSAAVTARWKQLKEEGIFKLRELEDMRVNIIDTPGHVDFTAEVERSLRVLDGAIFVLCGVAGVQPQSETVYRQAEKYSVPRIAFVNKMDRTGANFENVVKDVREKLGANAWPILIPIGAEDNLSGQIDVVNQKAIIYNDDDRFGSTYTVRELQGDEIQKAKDAYEGLLDQVCSHDEEIGMLFLEEQPISIKQLKEGLRRCVIANKIIPMAGGSAFKNKGVQYLIDAVIDYLPGPLDIEPQKGHVIDEPENEIEAIPDDNGKFIALGFKLWSDKFGRLVFFRVYSGCVRKGDTIYNPRTRKSERVGRLIQIQASVHKDIDCCYSGDIAALVGVKDVRTGDTFCDQSLEVLLEPPTFPEPVISMAVEPKTKGDQEKMGNALQRLSEEDPTFFVKTDEETGQTIIAGMGELHLEILCDRLKREHKVETNTGKPQIAYRETLTQEADGDGKLVKQSGGRGQYGHVVIKVRPGEKGSGIVVENKTVGGSIPKEFINPSKAGCIEAALNGIIAGYPVIDMHIDLVDGSSHDVDSNENAFKMAAIFAVKDALKKAKCILLEPIMAVEASTPEDYQGDIMGDLNRRRGKIQGMDTRGTTAIIRCEVPLAEMFGYSTTIRTLSSGRASYSMQPSHFEQVPQQIVEQIVEQRGGK; via the coding sequence ATGTCGAATCCTAATTCACCTGACCGCGAATACCCTCTGGAGCGCACCCGCAATATCGGGATCTGTGCTCACATTGACGCGGGCAAGACCACGCTGACTGAGCGTATTCTCTTCTATACGGGCATGATTCACCGCATTGGTGAAGTGCATGACGGCGCTGCGACGACCGACTGGATGGAGCAGGAAAAAGAGCGCGGCATTACGATCACCTCCGCCGCTGTGACGGCCCGCTGGAAGCAGCTCAAGGAAGAGGGCATCTTCAAGCTCCGTGAGCTGGAAGACATGCGGGTGAACATCATTGACACTCCTGGGCACGTGGACTTCACGGCTGAAGTGGAACGTTCCCTCCGCGTTCTTGACGGTGCAATCTTCGTTCTTTGCGGTGTGGCCGGCGTTCAGCCTCAGTCTGAAACCGTCTATCGCCAAGCTGAAAAGTATTCCGTCCCGCGTATCGCCTTCGTTAACAAAATGGACCGCACGGGTGCCAACTTTGAAAACGTGGTCAAAGACGTTCGTGAAAAGCTGGGTGCCAATGCCTGGCCGATCCTGATTCCAATCGGTGCTGAAGACAATCTGTCCGGACAGATTGACGTGGTGAACCAGAAGGCCATCATTTACAATGACGATGACCGCTTCGGTTCCACCTACACTGTCCGCGAGCTTCAGGGCGACGAGATCCAGAAAGCTAAGGATGCTTACGAGGGTTTGCTTGACCAGGTTTGCAGCCACGATGAAGAAATTGGCATGCTGTTCCTCGAAGAGCAGCCGATCTCCATCAAGCAGCTCAAGGAAGGTCTTCGCCGCTGCGTGATCGCCAACAAGATCATCCCGATGGCTGGCGGTTCTGCCTTCAAGAACAAAGGTGTCCAGTATCTGATTGACGCCGTCATTGATTACCTCCCAGGACCTCTGGACATTGAGCCTCAGAAAGGCCACGTCATTGACGAACCTGAAAACGAAATCGAAGCCATCCCGGATGACAACGGCAAGTTCATTGCCTTGGGCTTCAAGCTCTGGTCTGACAAATTCGGCCGTCTGGTTTTCTTCCGCGTGTATTCCGGTTGTGTCCGTAAGGGTGACACCATCTACAATCCCCGCACCCGCAAGTCTGAGCGTGTGGGCCGCCTCATCCAGATCCAGGCCAGCGTCCATAAGGACATTGACTGCTGTTACTCTGGCGATATCGCAGCCCTGGTGGGTGTGAAAGATGTCCGCACCGGTGACACCTTCTGCGATCAGAGCCTGGAAGTGCTCCTTGAGCCTCCGACCTTCCCTGAGCCCGTGATCTCCATGGCTGTTGAGCCGAAGACCAAGGGTGACCAGGAAAAAATGGGCAATGCCCTCCAGCGTCTCTCTGAAGAAGATCCGACCTTCTTCGTCAAGACGGATGAAGAGACCGGCCAGACCATCATTGCCGGCATGGGTGAGCTTCACCTTGAAATTCTCTGCGACCGCCTCAAGCGCGAGCACAAAGTGGAAACCAACACCGGCAAGCCACAGATCGCCTACCGTGAGACCCTCACGCAGGAAGCTGATGGCGACGGTAAGCTGGTCAAGCAGTCCGGTGGCCGCGGTCAGTATGGTCACGTGGTGATCAAGGTCCGCCCCGGTGAAAAAGGCTCTGGTATCGTGGTCGAAAACAAGACCGTCGGCGGAAGCATCCCGAAAGAATTCATCAACCCGTCCAAGGCTGGTTGTATCGAAGCCGCCCTGAATGGCATCATCGCCGGCTACCCGGTGATTGATATGCACATTGATCTGGTGGACGGTTCGAGCCACGACGTTGACTCCAACGAAAACGCTTTCAAGATGGCCGCCATCTTCGCTGTGAAGGACGCCCTGAAGAAAGCCAAGTGCATCCTTCTTGAGCCGATCATGGCTGTCGAAGCCTCCACGCCTGAAGATTATCAGGGCGACATTATGGGTGACCTTAACCGTCGCCGTGGCAAGATCCAGGGCATGGATACACGTGGCACCACCGCCATCATCCGCTGCGAAGTGCCTCTGGCTGAGATGTTCGGTTATTCCACCACCATCCGCACTCTTTCCTCCGGTCGCGCCAGCTACTCCATGCAGCCTTCCCACTTCGAGCAGGTTCCCCAGCAGATCGTTGAGCAGATCGTCGAGCAGCGCGGCGGCAAGTAA
- the rpsS gene encoding 30S ribosomal protein S19, producing the protein MARSLKKGPFVQQALLDKVDKLNDAGQKRPIKTWARSSMITPDLVGHTFLVHNGKDFVSVYVTENMVGHRLGEFALTRLFKGHGAHTVKAAK; encoded by the coding sequence ATGGCACGCTCACTCAAAAAAGGCCCGTTCGTCCAGCAAGCCCTGCTCGACAAAGTGGACAAGCTCAACGACGCTGGACAGAAGCGCCCGATTAAAACCTGGGCCCGCAGTTCAATGATCACCCCTGACCTTGTCGGTCACACCTTCCTGGTGCACAACGGCAAGGACTTCGTGAGCGTTTACGTCACGGAAAACATGGTCGGTCACCGTCTCGGCGAATTCGCCCTGACCCGTCTGTTCAAGGGCCACGGCGCTCACACCGTCAAGGCCGCCAAGTAA
- the rplB gene encoding 50S ribosomal protein L2 — MALKTFKPNTPSNRYKEWNSFEEITKDSPQRSLTVALRKSGGRNNTGRITTRHIGGGHERRYRLIDFKRVRRDEAAKVIAIEYDPNRSARIALVEYKDGQRAYILAPNNLGVGASVMAGEKAAPDVGNALPLRKIPLGTQIHNIELTAGRGGVAARAAGQAAILSNREGEYALVRMPSGEVRKIHSECYATIGQVGNTEHMNVVSGKAGRTRWQGTRPTVRGMCMNPIDHPNGGGEGRSKSGGGRQHLLSPWGHAKGEKTRNKKKATNKLIVQTRHAKK, encoded by the coding sequence ATGGCGCTGAAAACTTTCAAGCCCAATACCCCCTCAAACCGCTACAAGGAGTGGAACTCCTTTGAGGAGATCACCAAGGACAGCCCGCAGCGCAGCCTCACGGTCGCCCTTCGCAAGTCCGGTGGCCGCAACAACACCGGCCGTATCACAACCCGCCACATTGGTGGTGGTCATGAGCGCCGCTACCGCCTGATTGATTTCAAGCGCGTCCGCCGTGATGAAGCCGCCAAGGTGATCGCCATCGAGTACGATCCCAACCGCTCCGCCCGTATCGCCCTTGTGGAATACAAAGACGGTCAGCGCGCTTACATCCTGGCCCCGAACAACCTGGGCGTCGGCGCCAGCGTGATGGCCGGTGAAAAAGCCGCTCCTGACGTGGGCAATGCACTTCCTCTCCGGAAGATCCCCCTGGGAACGCAGATCCACAACATCGAGCTGACCGCAGGCCGTGGGGGTGTCGCCGCCCGTGCCGCCGGCCAGGCCGCCATCCTCTCCAACCGTGAAGGTGAATACGCCCTGGTGCGCATGCCCTCCGGTGAGGTCCGCAAGATTCACTCCGAGTGCTACGCAACCATTGGCCAGGTGGGCAACACCGAGCACATGAACGTGGTTTCCGGCAAGGCTGGCCGCACACGCTGGCAGGGCACCCGCCCGACTGTCCGCGGCATGTGTATGAACCCGATCGACCACCCGAACGGTGGTGGTGAAGGCCGCTCGAAGTCCGGTGGTGGTCGTCAGCACCTGCTCAGCCCCTGGGGCCATGCGAAGGGCGAGAAGACCCGCAACAAGAAGAAGGCGACGAACAAGCTCATTGTTCAGACCCGTCACGCCAAGAAGTAA
- the rpsG gene encoding 30S ribosomal protein S7, with amino-acid sequence MARRKRVYDKPVHKDSRYDSELVAHLIARVMQSGKKSLAERIVYAAIEQLNEKTDSIDPLDLFNRAIENSKPKVEVKARRVGGATYQVPLEVSSGRSESLAMRWIVGYARGRKGVPMHRALANELKEASTGQGSAVRKRDDVHKQAQANRAFAHFRF; translated from the coding sequence ATGGCCCGCAGAAAAAGAGTTTACGACAAGCCAGTTCACAAAGACTCCCGCTATGATAGCGAGCTTGTGGCTCACCTCATTGCCCGCGTGATGCAGAGCGGCAAGAAGTCCCTTGCTGAGCGCATTGTTTATGCTGCCATCGAGCAGTTGAACGAAAAGACTGACTCGATCGATCCTCTGGATCTCTTCAATCGCGCCATCGAAAACTCGAAGCCGAAGGTTGAAGTCAAGGCTCGCCGTGTCGGTGGTGCGACTTATCAGGTGCCTCTGGAAGTGAGTTCGGGCCGCTCCGAGTCCCTCGCCATGCGCTGGATCGTTGGTTATGCCCGTGGCCGCAAAGGCGTCCCGATGCACCGCGCGCTCGCTAATGAATTGAAAGAGGCCTCCACAGGCCAGGGTTCCGCCGTCCGCAAGCGTGACGACGTGCACAAGCAGGCTCAGGCCAACCGTGCGTTCGCCCACTTCCGCTTCTAA
- the rpsJ gene encoding 30S ribosomal protein S10 → MSNQRIRIRLRAYDYRVLDKSTADIVETAKRTGAKVAGPIPLPTRIEKFTVNRSPHVDKKSMDQFEIRTHKRLLDIVDPTSRTVDELKKLNLPSGVDITIKI, encoded by the coding sequence ATGAGCAATCAGAGAATCAGAATCCGCCTCCGCGCTTACGACTACCGCGTGCTTGACAAAAGCACTGCTGACATCGTCGAAACAGCGAAGCGCACGGGTGCCAAAGTGGCTGGCCCGATCCCCCTTCCGACCCGCATCGAGAAGTTCACCGTGAACCGTTCCCCGCACGTGGACAAGAAGTCCATGGACCAGTTCGAAATCCGCACTCACAAGCGCCTGCTTGATATTGTGGACCCCACCTCCCGCACCGTGGACGAGCTGAAGAAGCTCAATCTCCCCTCCGGCGTGGACATCACGATTAAAATCTAA
- the rplV gene encoding 50S ribosomal protein L22, whose protein sequence is MEVRSIYKYARISSQKARQVTRAITGMPVSQALSVLDFTPKKAAFLVGKVLRSAVANAENNHELDAEELVVRSAVATPGPALKRITPRARGSASPIKKRMTHITVILGAKPEEAEKPVRKNRSPKAKAATAAAE, encoded by the coding sequence ATGGAAGTGCGTTCAATCTATAAATACGCCCGAATCTCGTCGCAGAAGGCGCGTCAAGTTACACGGGCAATCACCGGTATGCCGGTGTCACAGGCTCTCAGCGTCCTCGACTTCACTCCGAAGAAGGCCGCTTTCCTGGTGGGAAAAGTGCTGCGTTCGGCTGTGGCCAATGCAGAAAACAATCACGAACTGGATGCCGAGGAACTCGTCGTCCGCAGTGCCGTCGCCACTCCAGGGCCTGCCCTGAAGCGCATCACGCCACGTGCTCGCGGTTCTGCATCACCCATCAAAAAGCGCATGACGCACATCACCGTCATCCTGGGTGCCAAGCCGGAAGAGGCTGAAAAGCCCGTCCGCAAAAACCGGTCTCCAAAGGCCAAGGCCGCCACCGCTGCCGCCGAATAA
- the rplC gene encoding 50S ribosomal protein L3: MSLGLIGKKLGMTKVYTDKGEAIAVTVVDVSGNAMIQVKQKAGKDGYSAVQIGYDDQKESRMTKPVLGHFKKHGVSAKRIIKEFRVASDDLLPAADAKIDASLFSAGQWVDVIGTTKGKGFQGVVKRWNFAGQPQTHGSMMHRRPGSIGCRLTPGLVWKNQKMPGHDGVDRVTTQNLKVIQSRPEDGVLLISGAIPGNKGSIVVVRPAKKKPAPAAQ; the protein is encoded by the coding sequence ATGTCTTTAGGATTGATTGGCAAAAAACTCGGCATGACGAAAGTCTATACCGACAAGGGCGAAGCCATCGCCGTCACAGTTGTGGACGTCAGCGGCAACGCGATGATCCAGGTGAAACAGAAAGCCGGCAAAGACGGCTATAGCGCAGTCCAGATCGGTTATGACGACCAGAAGGAAAGCCGCATGACCAAACCGGTGCTCGGCCACTTCAAGAAGCATGGCGTGTCCGCCAAGCGCATCATCAAGGAATTCCGCGTGGCTTCCGATGACCTTCTCCCTGCTGCAGATGCCAAGATTGACGCCAGCCTTTTCAGCGCCGGCCAGTGGGTGGACGTGATCGGCACGACCAAGGGCAAAGGCTTCCAGGGCGTTGTGAAACGCTGGAACTTCGCCGGCCAGCCGCAGACCCACGGTTCCATGATGCACCGCCGTCCAGGTTCCATCGGTTGCCGCCTCACTCCAGGCCTGGTTTGGAAAAACCAGAAGATGCCCGGCCATGACGGTGTTGACCGCGTGACCACGCAGAATTTGAAAGTTATCCAGAGCCGCCCTGAAGACGGTGTGCTCCTCATCAGCGGTGCCATCCCTGGCAATAAAGGCAGCATCGTCGTGGTGCGCCCTGCCAAGAAAAAGCCTGCTCCAGCAGCCCAGTAA
- the rplD gene encoding 50S ribosomal protein L4 — MSATVLSKESATQASLNLVEGHQGKQALNDVLVAYRANRRQGNAHTKSRAEVSGSGSKLWNQKGTGNARMGSKRSPIWSGGGVVFGPKTRDWSKKTTKNVRKLAFRTALTARIVDGGISTIPSFAISDGKTKSFVSAVEALSTAKKTLIVGSFDELTFRSARNVQTVQLISAEEVNAEHLLLYPQVLVIADALPILARRTAV, encoded by the coding sequence ATGTCAGCAACCGTCCTTTCCAAAGAAAGCGCCACGCAGGCCAGCCTGAACCTCGTTGAGGGTCATCAGGGCAAGCAGGCACTTAACGACGTCCTCGTCGCCTACCGCGCCAACCGCCGCCAGGGTAACGCCCACACCAAGTCCCGTGCAGAAGTTTCCGGCTCCGGCTCGAAGCTCTGGAATCAGAAGGGCACCGGTAACGCCCGTATGGGAAGCAAGCGCTCCCCGATCTGGTCCGGTGGTGGTGTCGTCTTCGGCCCGAAGACACGCGACTGGTCCAAAAAGACCACCAAAAACGTTCGCAAGCTCGCCTTCCGCACCGCTTTGACCGCCCGCATCGTTGATGGAGGCATCTCCACCATCCCAAGCTTCGCCATCAGCGATGGCAAGACCAAAAGTTTCGTGAGCGCTGTTGAAGCTCTCTCCACCGCTAAGAAGACTCTGATCGTCGGCTCCTTCGACGAACTGACCTTCCGTTCCGCACGCAACGTGCAGACCGTCCAGCTCATTTCCGCCGAAGAGGTCAACGCTGAACACCTGCTGCTTTACCCGCAGGTCCTCGTGATCGCTGACGCCCTGCCAATCCTTGCCCGGAGGACTGCTGTCTAA
- the rpsL gene encoding 30S ribosomal protein S12: protein MPTINQLVRHGRKDKAVKSKSPALESCPQRRGVCLQVMTRTPKKPNSALRKVAKVRLTNGFEVIAYIGGEGHNLQEHSIVLVRGGRVKDLPGVRYHIVRGTLDCLGVDKRRRGRSKYGAKRPKKGAAAAAPAKGKK, encoded by the coding sequence ATGCCCACCATCAATCAACTCGTCAGACACGGCCGCAAAGATAAAGCGGTGAAGTCGAAGTCGCCTGCGCTTGAAAGCTGCCCGCAGCGTCGCGGCGTTTGCCTTCAGGTCATGACCCGCACGCCCAAGAAGCCAAACTCGGCTTTGCGTAAGGTCGCCAAAGTTCGTCTGACGAACGGTTTTGAAGTCATTGCCTACATCGGCGGTGAAGGCCACAACCTCCAGGAGCACAGCATCGTGCTGGTCCGTGGCGGTCGTGTGAAGGATTTGCCGGGTGTGCGTTATCACATCGTTCGCGGAACTCTTGACTGCCTTGGGGTGGACAAGCGCCGCCGTGGCCGTTCCAAGTATGGTGCCAAGCGTCCGAAGAAGGGTGCTGCTGCTGCCGCTCCTGCCAAGGGTAAGAAGTAA